The Neobacillus sp. OS1-2 genome includes a window with the following:
- a CDS encoding Ger(x)C family spore germination protein, which translates to MRIKKCLLTITTILCFAILSGCWNYREIEDLVVVGGVAIDKGKDGRIYLTVETIQMEAGAEHPTQSKSFTISGKTIFDAVRNEIALTGKRLYWSHNKAVIISQDIAKEGILEILDWFHRDSETRADINILVSKEKTAREILLGEPAPKEIVSLALEEMLKNQKSLNKAPVVKIWKVINEIEASGVVTALPVVALQKRLPKMNGTAIFNKDKLIGFLDGEETEAFLFVRDEISGGLLVVGKEDDITSSQISLEIFKSKTNLKPTINKADIKMNVNIDTTVTIDEINGKKNYMEERKKDLLEKSFEKIVSQRVEKVIKHVQSEYKVDIFGFGEKIREEDPQVWNQIKSSWENKFQDLPVNVTSNVHIKGSGMLAEPLKRGD; encoded by the coding sequence ATGAGAATTAAAAAATGCTTATTAACGATTACTACCATACTTTGCTTCGCCATTCTTTCTGGATGTTGGAATTACCGAGAAATTGAGGATTTGGTCGTTGTCGGGGGGGTAGCCATCGATAAAGGAAAGGATGGTCGGATCTACCTTACGGTTGAAACTATTCAAATGGAAGCTGGGGCAGAACATCCAACTCAATCCAAAAGTTTTACTATAAGTGGAAAGACTATTTTTGATGCAGTTCGAAACGAAATTGCATTAACGGGAAAAAGATTATATTGGAGTCACAATAAGGCCGTGATTATCAGTCAGGATATTGCGAAGGAAGGAATTCTAGAGATACTTGATTGGTTTCACCGAGATTCTGAAACGAGAGCGGATATTAATATTCTTGTATCAAAAGAGAAAACGGCAAGGGAAATCCTTTTGGGCGAACCAGCTCCCAAGGAAATAGTGTCTTTAGCATTAGAAGAAATGCTTAAAAATCAGAAGTCATTAAACAAAGCCCCTGTTGTGAAAATATGGAAGGTTATTAATGAAATTGAGGCATCTGGAGTTGTCACCGCTTTACCGGTGGTGGCATTACAAAAAAGATTACCTAAAATGAATGGGACGGCCATTTTTAATAAGGATAAACTGATAGGATTCTTAGATGGCGAGGAAACGGAAGCTTTCTTATTTGTTCGAGATGAAATTAGCGGAGGATTACTCGTAGTGGGTAAAGAAGACGACATTACATCTTCACAAATTTCCTTAGAAATTTTTAAAAGTAAAACGAATCTCAAACCCACTATTAATAAGGCTGACATTAAAATGAACGTCAATATCGATACCACCGTTACGATAGATGAAATTAACGGCAAAAAGAACTATATGGAAGAACGTAAAAAAGACTTACTGGAAAAGAGTTTTGAAAAAATAGTAAGTCAACGAGTAGAGAAAGTTATTAAACATGTACAAAGTGAATACAAGGTTGATATTTTTGGCTTTGGAGAAAAAATTCGAGAAGAGGATCCACAGGTATGGAATCAAATTAAATCATCATGGGAAAATAAGTTTCAAGATTTACCGGTTAATGTTACATCGAATGTCCATATAAAAGGTAGTGGTATGCTTGCAGAGCCGTTAAAAAGGGGAGATTAA
- a CDS encoding endospore germination permease, protein MRKERITDKEATCILIIFYIGSSFILGVGTGAKNDAWISVLLGVSLSIPIVLVYGRLLSLFPEKGLYDIVDQIFGKVIGKLVAIIYIWYTFHLGALIMRNFGEFINTSAMPETPLFVPILCLGIVSIVAVRSGIEVIGRISATSLPFLLFIIVVVQFMGIPQLHFHYIKPILGNGFSPIMKAGFSTFAFPFAESVVLLGAFFSLKTKVSPLKIFLKGTVFAGLLIFFITLRNILILGGILPKLYFPAHVAVSRIIIGDFLQRIELTVAVIFIFGVFIKGSICLLVCSIGFAKLFNLHDYRSIVIQNGLLMIFFAYTIYDSIFEMRKWAFEIYTYYAFPFQVIIPLLMLVIAEIKVRVDKKQSTNSIESG, encoded by the coding sequence ATGCGGAAGGAACGAATAACAGATAAAGAAGCAACCTGCATATTAATCATATTTTACATAGGAAGTTCATTTATTCTTGGTGTTGGGACAGGGGCGAAAAATGATGCGTGGATAAGTGTTTTATTGGGGGTATCCCTATCAATCCCCATTGTTCTAGTTTACGGGAGGCTCCTTTCACTTTTTCCCGAGAAAGGACTATATGATATTGTCGATCAAATTTTTGGAAAAGTGATTGGCAAATTAGTTGCCATCATTTATATTTGGTATACATTTCACCTAGGGGCACTAATTATGCGGAATTTTGGGGAGTTTATTAATACCTCAGCTATGCCTGAAACCCCTCTTTTTGTTCCCATTTTGTGCTTAGGTATAGTCAGTATTGTTGCTGTAAGGTCAGGCATTGAAGTGATTGGAAGAATAAGTGCCACAAGTCTTCCATTCTTATTGTTTATTATCGTTGTGGTTCAATTTATGGGTATACCCCAATTACATTTTCATTATATTAAACCCATTCTCGGTAATGGATTTTCGCCCATTATGAAAGCGGGATTTTCTACATTTGCATTCCCTTTTGCAGAATCTGTGGTGTTACTGGGTGCTTTTTTTTCATTAAAAACAAAAGTATCACCGCTTAAGATTTTTCTGAAGGGAACTGTTTTTGCAGGATTGTTAATTTTCTTCATAACGTTACGTAATATTCTTATTTTAGGAGGGATCCTTCCTAAACTTTATTTTCCCGCGCATGTTGCGGTGAGTAGAATTATTATTGGGGATTTTTTGCAAAGAATTGAGCTAACCGTGGCAGTCATTTTTATATTTGGTGTATTTATTAAAGGCAGTATTTGCTTATTGGTTTGCAGTATTGGATTTGCTAAGTTATTCAATTTACACGATTATCGCTCCATTGTAATCCAGAATGGTCTATTAATGATTTTTTTTGCTTATACAATTTATGATAGTATTTTTGAAATGCGAAAATGGGCGTTTGAAATCTATACCTATTACGCATTTCCGTTTCAAGTAATTATTCCATTACTCATGCTAGTAATTGCCGAGATAAAAGTAAGAGTAGATAAGAAACAATCCACTAATTCAATTGAATCGGGCTAG
- a CDS encoding GNAT family N-acetyltransferase, which yields MKLENTIRYYCCTEVKDQFIYQAFHTGFSDYIIKMDIAEDVFLARFFGPEGNKRENSFIAFDQDEPVGVILGGIKIYEGIQTMRCGTLAIHPAYRGRGISQKLFELHKQEAMKHGCKQLFLEVIVGNDRAVRFYEKLGYEKIYDLVYYTLEDLSLLEKPDSEIFINRIDFEEFKQAVGNWDYHINWQNDLDYIEQTRNISYYHARREDGLAGCLAISAAGTIHFLMVDRKERGKGVGTQLLQTAGHELHLSKMSAGFPNNSLLEGFFKKQGFKKGVLKQFEMYLLL from the coding sequence TTGAAACTAGAAAATACTATTCGCTATTACTGTTGTACAGAAGTAAAGGATCAGTTTATCTACCAAGCCTTTCATACTGGGTTTTCCGATTATATCATTAAGATGGATATAGCTGAGGATGTATTTCTCGCCCGCTTCTTTGGTCCTGAAGGGAATAAGAGAGAGAACTCCTTTATTGCCTTTGATCAAGATGAACCAGTAGGTGTCATTCTTGGTGGGATAAAGATATATGAAGGCATTCAAACGATGAGATGCGGTACATTAGCGATTCATCCAGCCTATAGAGGTAGAGGAATTAGTCAGAAACTGTTTGAACTTCACAAACAAGAGGCAATGAAACACGGCTGTAAACAGTTATTTCTTGAAGTGATTGTCGGCAATGATCGGGCGGTTCGGTTTTATGAAAAGCTTGGCTATGAGAAAATCTATGATCTTGTCTACTATACTCTTGAAGATTTATCATTGTTGGAAAAACCAGACTCAGAGATTTTTATTAATCGAATCGATTTTGAAGAGTTCAAGCAAGCAGTAGGAAACTGGGACTATCATATTAATTGGCAGAATGATCTCGACTATATCGAACAAACTAGGAATATCTCATATTATCATGCTAGGAGAGAAGACGGCTTGGCAGGATGTTTAGCCATTTCAGCAGCCGGAACCATCCATTTTTTAATGGTCGATAGGAAAGAAAGAGGGAAGGGCGTAGGGACACAGCTTTTGCAAACAGCCGGTCATGAGCTCCATCTATCCAAAATGTCGGCAGGTTTTCCCAATAACAGCCTTCTTGAGGGATTTTTTAAGAAGCAAGGTTTTAAAAAGGGAGTGCTGAAACAATTTGAGATGTATTTACTGCTTTAA
- a CDS encoding SPW repeat protein: MWQLWLSGLIGIWLVCSSWVYDFADNSGAFWNNIIFGIIILILSIWVGNKDKSNTP, translated from the coding sequence ATGTGGCAACTTTGGCTTTCTGGATTAATTGGTATTTGGTTAGTCTGTTCATCTTGGGTATACGATTTCGCTGACAACTCCGGTGCCTTTTGGAACAATATCATTTTTGGGATTATTATTCTTATTTTATCAATTTGGGTGGGGAATAAAGATAAAAGCAATACCCCTTGA
- a CDS encoding response regulator transcription factor, translated as MQKIMIVEDDPKIAEHLKTHIEKYGYDVTCVIDFEHVMKAFYEINPDLVLLDINLPSFDGYYWCRQIRKESVCPVIFISARIGEMDQVMALENGGDDYMTKPFSAEIVMAKIRSQLRRAYGEYANIHKDRVVENAGLTFFPERMEMTFGTKTISLSKNEADIIESLMERYPRVAGREDLLEKLWDDQSYVDENTLNVNITRVRKKFQEIGLQDAVETVRGAGYRLTLSWKEDQG; from the coding sequence ATGCAAAAGATCATGATTGTTGAGGATGATCCTAAAATTGCCGAACATTTGAAAACACACATTGAAAAATATGGCTATGATGTGACGTGTGTGATTGATTTTGAACATGTCATGAAGGCATTTTATGAGATAAATCCAGATCTGGTTCTTTTAGATATTAATTTACCAAGTTTTGATGGGTATTATTGGTGCAGGCAGATTCGGAAGGAGTCAGTGTGTCCTGTGATTTTTATCTCGGCTCGGATTGGGGAGATGGATCAGGTGATGGCATTAGAGAATGGTGGCGATGATTATATGACCAAGCCGTTTAGTGCGGAAATTGTGATGGCTAAAATCCGTAGTCAGCTGCGCCGTGCATATGGGGAATATGCCAACATTCATAAGGATCGGGTAGTAGAAAACGCGGGTCTTACATTCTTTCCGGAACGAATGGAGATGACCTTTGGCACCAAAACTATTTCCTTATCAAAAAATGAAGCAGATATTATTGAAAGCTTAATGGAACGGTATCCGCGGGTGGCTGGTCGTGAAGATTTACTAGAGAAGCTTTGGGATGACCAAAGCTATGTCGATGAAAATACATTGAATGTGAATATCACGAGGGTTCGGAAAAAGTTTCAGGAAATTGGATTACAAGATGCCGTGGAAACAGTAAGAGGGGCAGGGTATCGGTTAACCCTTTCATGGAAGGAAGATCAGGGATGA
- a CDS encoding sensor histidine kinase, which yields MRLFFKEYSLLIVVQAVQLVIILSIFWLDGYRDIKLFFYAAFLSFFILGCYLTYYYVSRQKLYQRLNQPLESLDDSFQKTDQAPISIAFDQVLRNQYILFQSQLESAEREQAEHRKFMDQWVHQMKTPLSVIELTAQNLDEPESSSIREETDRMKTGLNTVLYMARLRTIEQDFHIKPVNLVPLVVEVNGEHKRVYIRNNVYPKLEVEKEGVTVATDEKWLFFILSQLINNAVKYSSETSNRIVISIYERGKEAILEVKDFGIGIPEADKRRIFDPFYTGENGRKFRESTGMGLYLTKETLNILGHKIEMESEVGKGSTFRIIFSETQNLTSL from the coding sequence ATGAGATTGTTTTTTAAGGAGTATTCCTTACTAATTGTTGTACAAGCTGTTCAATTGGTTATCATCCTTTCTATCTTTTGGCTTGATGGATATCGCGATATCAAGCTGTTTTTTTATGCTGCATTCCTTAGCTTTTTCATTCTTGGCTGTTATCTAACTTATTATTATGTATCCCGTCAGAAGCTGTACCAGCGTTTGAATCAGCCGTTAGAGTCACTAGATGACAGCTTTCAAAAAACAGATCAAGCACCGATTTCAATCGCTTTTGACCAGGTGCTGCGTAACCAATACATACTTTTTCAAAGTCAATTAGAATCCGCCGAAAGAGAACAGGCGGAGCATCGGAAGTTTATGGATCAATGGGTTCATCAGATGAAAACCCCTTTGTCGGTGATAGAACTTACTGCCCAAAATTTAGATGAACCCGAATCCTCCAGCATCCGAGAAGAAACCGATCGGATGAAAACAGGCTTGAACACGGTCCTCTATATGGCACGGCTAAGAACGATTGAGCAGGATTTTCATATTAAACCGGTGAATCTTGTGCCATTGGTGGTTGAAGTGAACGGAGAGCATAAACGCGTTTATATTCGTAACAACGTCTATCCTAAGCTAGAAGTGGAAAAGGAAGGAGTGACGGTGGCGACCGATGAAAAGTGGCTGTTTTTTATCCTCTCTCAGCTTATCAATAATGCCGTAAAATATTCTTCCGAAACCAGTAATCGCATTGTCATTTCCATTTATGAAAGAGGGAAAGAAGCCATTTTGGAAGTAAAAGACTTTGGAATAGGCATTCCTGAAGCAGATAAACGGCGGATATTTGATCCCTTTTATACTGGAGAAAATGGCAGGAAATTTCGAGAGTCCACGGGTATGGGACTGTATTTGACGAAGGAGACACTAAACATCCTTGGGCACAAGATTGAAATGGAGTCAGAAGTGGGGAAAGGGTCAACCTTTCGCATTATTTTTTCAGAAACTCAAAACCTTACAAGCTTGTAA